One genomic region from Panthera tigris isolate Pti1 chromosome D1, P.tigris_Pti1_mat1.1, whole genome shotgun sequence encodes:
- the LOC102959718 gene encoding olfactory receptor 51I2-like, which translates to MGNFKINASDAPTFILTGFPGMETMESWLSFPLLMLYTISIVGNTLILLIVKEEQSLHQPMYYFLSLLSVNDLGVSFSTSPTVLAALCFHARVIAFNACLAQMFFIHLFSWTESGILLAMSFDRYVAICHPLRYATVLTNARIVAMGLCAVLRSFAFILVFPLLLHRLPFCHSQNILSHAYCLHVDMIKLACTDVSLNSHYGLSIVLFTFGLDSALILISYVLILRSVLAIASGEKRIKTLNTCVSHILAVLIFYVPMVSVSIVHRFGAGLPHAVYILMSILYLFVPPMLNPIIYSIKTKEIRRRLLKMLFRVKS; encoded by the coding sequence ATGGGTAACTTCAAAATCAATGCCTCTGATGCTCCCACCTTTATCTTGACGGGCTTCCCAGGAATGGAAACCATGGAATCCTGGCTATCCTTCCCTCTTCTGATGCTCTACACCATCTCCATTGTGGGAAACACCCTGATCCTCCTCATTGTTAAGGAGGAGCAGAGCTTGCACCAGCCCATGTACTACTTTTTATCTCTACTTTCAGTCAATGACTTGGGAGTGTCCTTTTCCACATCGCCGACCGTGCTGGCTGCCCTCTGCTTCCATGCCAGGGTGATTGCCTTTAATGCCTGCTTGGCCCAAATGTTTTTCATCCACCTCTTCTCTTGGACAGAGTCTGGCATCCTTCTGGCTATGAGCTTCGATCGCTATGTTGCCATCTGCCACCCACTGCGCTATGCTACAGTGCTCACTAATGCCCGCATTGTGGCAATGGGACTGTGTGCTGTCCTCCGAAGCTTTGCCTTTATCCTTGTCTTCCCACTGCTGCTGCACAGACTCCCCTTCTGCCACTCCCAGAACATCCTCTCCCATGCCTACTGCCTTCATGTGGATATGATTAAGCTGGCATGTACTGATGTCTCCCTCAATAGCCACTATGGGCTGTCCATTGTGCTATTCACCTTTGGCCTGGACTCTGCACTCATTCTCATCTCCTATGTACTAATCTTGCGATCAGTGCTTGCCATTGCCTCCGGAGAAAAGCGCATCAAGACACTGAACACATGTGTGTCCCACATCCTAGCTGTGCTCATCTTCTATGTGCCCATGGTAAGTGTGTCCATTGTGCATCGTTTTGGGGCTGGCCTGCCCCATGCTGTCTATATCCTCATGTCTATTCTCTACCTCTTTGTGCCTCCCATGCTCAATCCTATCATCTACTCCATTAAGACAAAGGAGATACGTCGCAGGCTCCTCAAGATGCTCTTTAGGGTTAAGTCCTGA
- the LOC102951133 gene encoding olfactory receptor 51I2-like, translating into MGGNPHNSSELPPFTLTGFSGLGTSQHYVFLLLGTLYTVSIVGNALILFIIKEEQSLHRPMYYFLSLLSVNDLGVSFSTLPTVLATFCFHLQKISFDSCMAQMFFIHLFSFIESGILLVMSFDRYVAICNPLRYATVLTGACVVCLGMAVIIRSFCMVFPLPFLLKRLPFCKANVLSHAYCLHPDLIRLPCGDITINNIYGQFVVICNFGLDSALILLSYVLILRSVLAIASWEERLKTLNTCVSHLCAVLMFYVPMVGVSMVARYGRHAPQYVHTLMSLIYLFVPPMLNPIIYSIKTKEIRRRLCKILLGTKF; encoded by the coding sequence ATGGGAGGTAACCCCCACAACAGCTCAGAGTTGCCTCCCTTTACCCTGACAGGGTTCTCAGGGCTGGGGACCTCCCAACACTATGTGTTTCTGCTCCTTGGTACCCTCTACACTGTCTCCATTGTGGGAAATGCCCTTATCCTTTTCATTATCAAGGAGGAACAGAGTTTGCATCGGCCTATGTATTATTTCTTGTCCCTGCTATCAGTTAATGACCTAGGTGTGTCCTTTTCCACACTGCCCACGGTGTTGGCCACATTTTGCTTCCACTTACAGAAGATCAGCTTTGATTCTTGCATGGCTCAAATGTTCTTTATCCACCTCTTCTCCTTCATAGAGTCGGGGATTCTGTTGGTTATGAGCtttgaccgctatgtggccatctgtaacCCACTGCGTTATGCCACAGTTCTTACTGGTGCCTGTGTGGTGTGTTTGGGCATGGCTGTTATCATCCGCAGTTTCTGTATGGTTTTCCCACTGCCTTTCCTTCTGAAGAGGTTGCCCTTCTGCAAGGCCAATGTACTCTCCCATGCTTACTGCCTGCATCCAGATCTGATCCGCTTGCCCTGTGGTGACATCACCATCAATAATATTTATGGTCAATTCGTTGTCATCTGTAACTTCGGTCTGGATTCTGCACTCATTCTTCTCTCTTACGTGCTCATACTGCGCTCTGTACTTGCCATTGCATCCTGGGAGGAAAGACTTAAGACACTGAATACATGTGTGTCTCACTTGTGTGCTGTGCTCATGTTCTATGTGCCCATGGTTGGTGTGTCCATGGTTGCTCGCTATGGGAGGCATGCCCCACAGTATGTACATACACTCATGTCCCTGATCTATCTCTTTGTGCCTCCTATGCTCAACCCCATCATTTATTCCATCAAAACCAAAGAGATTCGTCGGAGGCTTTGCAAGATACTGCTGGGAACAAAGTTTTAA